Genomic DNA from Oryza sativa Japonica Group chromosome 5, ASM3414082v1:
AAATATGCCGAAGAAGAAAAGTTATTGGAGATCATGCCATTTAGCTTAGAAAGTGTGCCATGGATACTCCATAATCTATAAGTTATAAATAACGAGAATGATGTCTTATatgtaaatttatatataaatagatGAGAACACTAAATCAAATAGTTTGTACGTTTGTATAATGGTTTACCCTCAAAATTGGGCCAAAAGGGACATGGGTATCTCTTTTTTGTGTGAAATGATTAGaaactgttaacgaccaaatttggtaatatctgcATCGGAAAGAAGGTCCGATGAAGGTTGGATTGAAGCGGAATCGAAGATGAGGATTAtagcggaaacagagtaagaatcggctgaggttcggatcggctacgattagaaTCGGCTAAGTCCGAGTTGGACTGGGTTAAGTGATACAGTCTATTCTGACAATACGACTTGTATCCGATATCGGGTTTGAGTTGAtgtacttcaagatgattgccgcacatggatagagtcctgagaaggcaattgtatctattaattaggatattttatgtaatttccttagagatatgcttgggcaaaagtttgccgcaaaagacttatggtatattagagtttgttagagataatagtcgtgtccggtatggacatatcttgtaattctcgggtataaatagaccccgagccctatgtaatttttaacacacgttcaatacaatttcggcgcatcgccaccctttttgctttagttttatttcgacgagttcttgctttcgggttgagctgcatcggtttcgatcttcaacaagagataaaacttgttatgacggcttgcgttctcgggattagtgcttctatctttatgacactctaatcttgtttatgtaattcgttgaattatcatatatcttatataatctctagcaatgtcgccatctaacctacaatcggctaacatctgttaacatagggcagccgattaggttaaatatcgatgTTGGTTTAGATtgtataagatatctaccactctatgaaacttccagcggtttgattgtctagatattgttcttcttttcatacttaatgctgcatcagttgagtttgacctattaagtcgtgcttagaatatcaatctctagcatgccttctggttgctgattagggtagtatcggagtttcagccgatcttatctgatttaactatatttactttatatgcttcattgacaCATTAGATCTGCCCCTTATGTCAAGAtattattgcatttaagtatattaagcttcggTCTGTTATATTCTACTTGTTTTAACCTCTTAACATAGAGTTGTATCGGAGTACTAgctgatacatgctagatctatctgatcggctatgctgtaAACACATATAGTTCTGTTATTAGcatatatttcaatctaagtgatttatactgtctcggcatgatgaccgatctatcccaatcacttggtttaaatatATGTCGATATAAGAATTATATTCTATTgacatctacagccgatcgaatagatttagttcttcattatctatttataaccgCCGATCGACTCACATATGACattggctcaaagataaatgatacgtcatcggcacatagccgatcggctatcatttatgtaTTTAACCACGATTGtattgtctttgtttcttgttgattgcaaaatcaaatcaactggcacgctagcatacccgaaggcgagttttggacctgcactggagttaagcagatctcttaggcctcgtgttttacgtCAACAGAAACATACCCTAGTTTACATGCTTAGCTTATCGTGTTTCTGATGTCAATGAAAGGGATGGTTCTTGGGTATTCTTTTATAGTCatactaattaaaaaaactCTTATAGTAACCTAATTAACAATCAATCGATATCACCCTGATGACACAATATGTACTACCTAGTGCCCCTGTCCAAATAGCTGAGATGATTTTCTTCATGTCTTCAAAGCACAATCCTTTACACCTCCTATCTCAACAACCCACTTTCTACATGCCCTTTGTGCCTCCGTGTTGGTTTTAATCACTATCTCTAGTGCCTTTGTGATTATATATGATTACTCACTTTATTTCTAAAACCTAATAGCTTTAGTGTTTGTTATGTTGTGCATGTATAAAATGTCCAATTTCCACACTACGACATGGCTTAGATATCACTCCctatgttttatattataaggaTTGTTTCGATTTCTTTTagtcattttttatattttaccaAGTTTACTAAAAAGTATAGCAACATTTCTATATAACACAAAACAATATATACTAAAATAcattcaatgttatatttatTGAAATCAAAATGGTGTTGTATGTGTTgctaaaatttttctttaaacttggTCAATTATAAAGacgtttgactagaaaaaagttaaaacattaTGAAACAGAGTGAGTACTAGTTTCTTAATAATTAAGTGCCCACTTGGCATAGCTTCCGCTTTAAGATGGAGCTTATTTCGTTTCActgatttttaaaaataagtttataaaatatatatttaatcgTCTTCGTCGtgatcatgaaaaaaaatttgaacAATGGAGGCGGGAGAGAAAGCCACTAAAACCAAGCTTAAAATAGAAAATTAAATTATAATCCAATCATGACAGTTAATGCCGTGGTCCAAGTGTTCAACGGTAAAAATGTGTATTAAGTCATGGTGCCACAACACTTGCTTAGAGCAATTAATAGCGTAGTTTTACATGTTTTTGAATCGTGGCACCAAAGCACTCGCTTAGGTCAATTAATAGCCTAGTTTTGCATGTTCCATGCATACTGTACTGTTTTCTAATATCTTGTTGAGTCGTTTTATGGATCACTCACTTTCTCTATATAACTCAAATCAATTTTATCGGTTGACTACTAATAGACCATACACATACTTTTAAACTGATTCGTCAACCATATGACCACCCGCAAAAACCGATGACCATCAAACAACGACATTTCTCCTAATACCTCAAAGTCATCTTTGAAAACCCGCTTAATTTTGTCATctctaaccaaaaaaaaaagttgacaaATGTCACGgttgaaagaaaagaaaaagaaggtaTTAGGACACGCACACAGCACACGGCACTGGAGGAAGCatcctagaattttttttttctagaacgCCATGGCGTTCCCACACACCTCCTCCTGTTGCTGTCCCCGGAGAAGAAACCCCTCCTGGTGTAATCTGAGCCGTGTACGGTGTCCTACCaatagtactagtagtaattcACACCAGTTAGAGCCCCCGGCCAACCAGGACTCGTCTGCTCCGCTCATCTGcgctgctggctgctgcgaCGGCGCCCCCACCACcctccggccggcggcggcggccgcgcctccCATTTACTcccgcctcgtcctcctcgtctctctctctctcctccgatggtggtggtggtggtggtgtccttcccccacctctgAGCTGTTGCTGCCAGCTGCCACCATTGACTCCGGCAAAGCGTACACCCCATTTAACCCACCGTCGCTGACGCCTGGGCCCCACCGTATTGAATCCACCTCTAACACCTGGGCCCCACCAAATTCCCCACCCCCCtctactctcctctcctctccgcgaGCTCGAATTTCCAGTGCCGTGTgctgtgtgcgtgtgtgtgtctctctctctttggTTACTACCGCCTCGGATCCcaagctgctgcggcggcggtggcggcggcggggagctagggttttggaggtggggggaggaggaggaggaggaggggatggggacGGCGGGGAAGGGGGCGTGGGtggtgccggcgccggcgtacAGGGAGGTGGAAGGGTGGGAGGGGGCGGGGGACGACTCGCCGGGGTTCAGGTGCGGCCACTCGCTGACGGTGGTCGCGCCCACCAAGGGGCACGGCCCGCGGCTCATCCTcttcggcggcgccaccgccatcgaGGCCGGCGCATCCTCAGGCATGCCGGGCATCAGTAcggtgctctttttttttttttgaagtctCGCGCGCGTCGTGTTTGCTTGagcttttctcctctctctatctcccctTGTGATGTGATGTGGTGGTGCTCTAATGGTTTGGGGGTTTTGGGGTCTCTCTGCTTGAAGGGCTCGCGGGGGTGACGAACTCGGTGCACTCGTATGATGTGGACACGCGCAGGTGGACGAGGTACGGGCGCTGCTCGCGTTTAGATTTTGTTTCATATGGCTGCTCAGAAATCTAGGGTTTAGCTCAATTTCCAGGTCTCCTCATCCCTTGGAGTTTATTTGAGGTTCAATTTCGTATATTCTGTGTTATATAGTCTTTTAGGGTTATGGTATACATggtgatgaaatcattgtcttATATTTGTGCTGTCGTGCGTTTAGGATGAGAAATGCATTCCACCCATTCAACTAATTTGCTTAACTTGGCCGTTAAGGGAAGGAATGGGATTATGGGTTCAAATAATCAGGGTTTAAGTTCAATTCTTAATGACGCAGATTGCATCCAGCTGGAGAGCCTCCATCGCCGAGGGCTGCACATGCTGCAGCTGCCGTAGGAACGATGGTTGTTTTCCAGGTATTTGGAACTTGGGATCTTCGATTTTTTGTTCGGTACCTGTCTACTTacttctaattaattaattgtgagTGATGCAATGTTTGCATAGGGTGGTATTGGACCAGCGGGGCACTCGACAGATGATCTCTATGTTCTTGACCTGACAAACGACAAGTTTAAATGGCACAGGTGAATGTTAAAGACACCAGCCTTTTTGTTTGCGGATGCATTTGCCCTTTTTGGGCTTATCATTGGATGGATATGTGATGTCTACATTTCTGCCATTGGATGCAGGGTTGTTGTTCAGGGGGCTGGGCCTGGTCCTCGCTATGGTCACTGTATGGATCTGGTAGCCCAACGTTATCTTGTAACTGTCTCTGGAAATGATGGTTAGCCCTTCGATGCTAAATTCTCCAAATCAGTGAATTGTATTTCCATAATAATTTTTATGGCGTTCCACCTCCTTACTATTTATGGAAGTCCATTTTGTTTTGACTGGCAAGTTGTAACACTCTAATGAATATACCTGCTTATAAGTTTTAACTGCCTGCCAGTTAGGGCTCTCCACAATAGAGTATTTATTAAACATATCTATATAACTTGTTCCCTAAACAAGGACAGTTTCTAACAAAAGTGCATGCACCCAAGTGGAAGAGGAAATATGGCCTGAATTTCACTCGCACTTGTTcaatttataaaaagaaaacatggaACTAGAACAGTTTCTTTGGTACAAAAACGCTTTCACTGCAAATATATATGGACATTTCAGTACCTTGGCTATCCGTATTCAGTAACAAAACTATAGATAACTTGTCTATTATTGTTATAGATTTATAGTTCAGCCAACTTTTTAAGTAGCCTGAAGTTCTCAACCCATTAGAAGATTTCACATGGGTTGCTTATTTATTGCCTTCTAAAAGGATTTCGCTAGCATGTTTTGGAATAACTTTTAATAGTTGTCGGACTTGTCAAATAATGTTTCTTTTGGTACAGGAAAGCGAGTCTTATCGGATGCTTGGGCTCTGGACACAGCACAGAAACCATATAGGTGGCAGAAACTTAACCCTGATGGCGATAGACCTTCAGCGAGAATGTGAGTCAGTCCACTACTTTAGAGAGCTTCACTGCATCAGATCAATTCACTTTTCATTGTTACTACatatttgtttattttcttCTATCCAGCCCCTTGCGAGTGGTCAACCTGACCTCCTTTTTAGTAGATTGGCAACCTACTATGTATTTGTTGTATTTGACTTTCTTGGACAAACTGCAAACGGTCTCATCTTCCAATATTACTCCATGTTGGAAACTGTTGAATCTTTGTTAGCCTTGTTTTCTAGCTATATTTGCAAGCACTCTTACattaaagaaaagaaggaaaaataaCTGTATAGACGAGCCTGTATTATGCATACAATCTGGTATTTTGTCTTTTTACAGGCTTGTCTGGGTTTGCTTTTCAGTTTCACGTAATTCTTCTATgctataaaaaatgaaaatcaatatttttaaaGCTAATCAAGGGTCCGATTTTTGGCCTGCCACTATTCCACTAATAATAACGCTTAATTACTTGTGAAATTTAGTGAGAGGGATAAAGATAGAGCATAAAAGTACTGTTTTATAACCGTAGTAACAATGTTGAGTTCTGCACATAACACTATGGTAATTGTTCTGACAGCGTACAAATAAATAGTATGATGTATCTGGATGAAACTCACAGCATAAATGGCATTGTAAATTACAGCATGTAGCACTTAATTCAGCATGCTTTTATGTAAAATGAAACTAGCACTTCACAAGTTTCTTAGGTGTAGCCATTGCATTTAATTTACACTGTTTGTATAAACGTGCAATGTCTTACTTTGTTTCATTCTAAATCACTGTAGGTATGCTACTGCCAGTGCACGCACCGATGGCATGCTTTTACTTTGCGGTGGAAGGGATGCTTCTGGGATGGTAGTCTTATGCTTTTGTTACTGTTTGTTAGCTCTAAAATATTCTCCTTAGGTCATAATGTCATATTATGTTTTTATATGATGTTATGTGTCATTGTTTAACTATGGTCTGCTAGTGCAAGAACCTCATATGCATATATGGTGAATGAAGATCATCGATGGCTTTATGTAATGCATGAGTTCTGGTGGCTGAGAACATCCATTCATTATttagtacttcctctgtcccaaaatgttgctacctaaaccctaaaccagacaacgaatctggacagaggttTTATTCAGATTCGTTGTCTAGGATGGGTCAAATCCCATCCTAGTTAgcaacattttgggacggaggtagtaatggATTAATATATTCTTAGGATAGCTCCTACACATTTAATATGCTAATTATCAATGCTCTCTTCCTAATTATCTATCTTTGGAAGTTGGAACTTTGGAAGGCAAGCATTTAAAGATAGCAAACGAGCATAACTAAAGAGATGAAATCTTTAAATATAGTTAATGGAATTGAATCACTGTTTGTTATGGATAATATCActagaatgaaaaaaaacatactctctctctctctctctctcttatcttcGAGTGGTTCTGCATCAAGTATTATAGCaagttcttaagcatggtgttTTAGCATTTTTAATGTGTTGTACTGTTATGCATATTTTATAGGCAGTGGGACTTGTACTAAAATTAGGATTGCTTTATCATGCCAATCAAGttatctactacctccgttccaaaatatagcaacttttggctatgaatctagacacacagttgtccagattcatagctaaaaatgtttatattttgggacggaggaagtagttttaTTATTATAAGATGCTGGTTGAACATTAGGTTTGTGTCATTAAATAATTTTATGTTGAGATTAATTTATGATACGTGCAATGTATGTGCAGCCACTTTCTGATGCTTATGGACTACTAATGCATACAAGTGGCCAGTGGGAGTGGACACTAGCTCCAGGGGTATCTCCATCTCCAAGATATCAGCATGCAGCTGTAAGTTAACCATACATGAGAGCTGAATTTCTTTATTTGTTGATGATGAATTGGTGCTCAGATGGTGTTAACGGGTTCTCCTGGTTGGTTGGTTTCAGCAATGACTTTCTTTCTTTAAAATCTTGCCTCATATTTATTGATCTAATTTCTGCACTCAAGCACATACAATATTCTGCTTTTCTTATATTGATGGCTCGTGGTCATATGTTTTAGGTCTTTGTTGGTGCTCGGTTGCATGTTACTGGTGGAGTCCTTAGAGGAGGGAGAGCCATTGAGGGAGAGGGTGCAATAGCAGGTGAGTTTACCTCCTTTTGTTCCCACAGCTTTCATATGCTTATTTCTACTCTCTTGGACTCAACCATACCACACTTTCTGAAGTTCTGGACACTGCTGCTGGAGTTTGGTTGGATAGAAATGGCATTGTGACCTCTCGCACATTGAAGTCTTCACATGACCATGATGCTTCTTCGGATCTACTTCGCCGTTGTCGTCATGCAGCTGCTTCTGTTGGAACGCAGATATACATTTATGGTGGTCTGAGGGGAGGTAACTGGTTTTGGATGCCATTTTCGTGATTGGCTGCCTCATTTTGTATTTGTCCATCTGAGAATTGGAGAAACCTTTTCAAACAATACTGTGACCATTGTTGTCTGAACTGTATTTTTCCTTTTGCTGTCACTAGATGGCATTACTATACTTAATATTTGTTTCTCAATGTAGTGGGGTTGGCAGTTGTCACCTCGATGTGTTTAGTGTAGACAATCCACACATGTTTAGACAATCAAATTTGTAGTCTGGCAATTTTCTAACAGAATTGAAATATTCCATTTAACTATTCAGCGTTTTAGCAAGGTACAGATATTAGATAATGATAGAATTTCCTATTTATATCAAGGCCACAAAGTTTTTGTAAGCAACTGATGAGTAGATGGGAAAATGGCATGCTTTTCATTTCCGTTACTCTGCATTGTTATATTTCAGTGTCAACTGTGGATTATTCCAAGTTTTACTTTTTGGTGTGATGATTGATATATCTCCAAATTCATGCTGTTGAAAATCTAATATATGTTCTTTTCAAACAGATATTCTCCTCGACGATTTTCTTGTTGCTGATAATGCACCTATCCAATCAGAATTTACTTCATCTATGTACGACAGAGTCCCAAGGGCAGAAAATCAAAATAGAAACCACAATTTTAATTCAGATTCTCCCACTACAAATAACAGGCACGAGATAGCTTCTGGTTTCAGGTTCCATACTCATCTTGTTTAACGCTACAAGAGTTCCTGCGTTCTAATGAACTCTAAATAAATTTTCCATTGTTTTCAGCACGGACAAGAAGTCCATTGACATGTTGACACAGGCTTCAGCTGCCGAAGCTGAAGCTGTTAGTGCTGTATGGCGTGCTGCACAGGAAGCATCTCATGCATCTTCAGAAGATAGCCTGTCAGAGGGAATAGGATCTGAGTCCCCACTCAGTGAAACTTCACCGATGCCTGAGGATTTAGACGATGGAGGCTCCCTAGAACCAGATGTGAAGCTGCATTCAAGAGCGGTATGCATTTTGATGTTTCCTCCCATTTGCATTCTTAAAGTTGCAAACAATTAAAGCATCCTCACACAGTTTTGGGGTGTAATACAATCCTTTctttagtttttcatttttgaAGCATCAAAAGGCAATTCTGGAAACATATGCCCTGGCAGGGgatgtgtgtgtttttcgtTGGGGGTGTGGTTTAACCTCCCCGCTACATGGGTTCAAATCCTAGGACCTAGTTGTGCACCATTCTCCTTCTTTAGTTGGTGCAACAGCTCCTGGCCCTTTTTAGGGTAATTCATAATTTTCTGCAGTATTTTGCGTTGATCTGTTGAGTGGATGGGTTACTTTTTCAGTAGAAATTGTTTGGATCATAGTAGCATTTAACCTCAAGACCAATTTACTCAACATTTCAACACTGCATGATTGTAAAATGTCCCCTGTAATCTATTGATCTTCCGTTTCCCTCTTGTGGTCTAAATATCTAGTAATTTCCTCTTGTGGTACTTCCCTCTAAATCTTATGATGTAGAAGCCTCTTAAATTAAAGTTGGGCAGTTGGCTGATTTCTTTCCTAATGCATTCTGTTTGTTTTGTTGATTTCAATCAAGCTACTGCAGTATATTGATCCTAAATCCTGAATTCCCAATACCGTTTTGAAGGTTGTAGTTTCTAAAGAAGCAGTAGGAGATTTGGGATGTTTGGTCCGACAGCTTTCATTGGACCAATTTGAGAATGAAAGCAGAAGAATGCATCCCTCAAGCAATGATCAATCATATCCAGCCAAGAAAGCATTAAACAGACAAAGGTCCCCACAAGGTTTGCATAAGAAGGTAAGTTCCAATCTTTAATTTCTCAGTTTGTTGGAAGAACAATTTCCCTAACTTTCTTTTTGTTGCAGGTTATTTCGTTCTTACTTAAGCCAAGGAATTGGAGGGCTCCCGCTGAAAGGGCTTTTTTCCTTGATTCATACGAAGTTGGCGAGCTATGTTATGCTGCTGAGCAGATTTTTATGCAGGAGCCAACTGTTTTACAATTAAAAGCACCAATTAAAGTATTTGGTGATCTTCATGGGCAGTTTGGGGACCTAATGCGCCTTTTTGATGAATATGGTTATCCATCAACTGCTGGTGATATAACGTTAGTTGCTTCTGAACTTTTTAATCATATTTTGTTTTCAAAGCCTACTAGAGTGTACTAGATGTTTCCAAATATATCCATTTTTTTCTGTTGTTATATCCTTCCAAATACTTTGAACACGTGCTTTTCTTTGTCTAAACACctgtttctatttttcttagGTATATTGATTATCTCTTCTTGGGAGACTATGTTGACCGAGGTCAGCACAGCTTGGAAACAATAACATTGCTTCTTGCTCTTAAAGTGAGTCTTTATTTCTGGTAATTGAAATACATTGATTGCCACAACACTATTGTCATGAAGTTATTTCTGAGCCATTGAAAACATATCCTGCAGATAGAGTACCCTGAAAACGTCCACTTGATTAGGGGAAATCACGAGGCTGCTGACATCAATGCACTTTTTGGGTTCCGCCTTGAATGCATAGAGAGAATGGTAGTTATTATAATACTTAATACATATTTGAACTATAGAAGTTTTTTGATGTGGTAATTGTCTTAACTCTTATGCAGGGTGAAAGTGATGGCATATGGGCTTGGACAAGATTCAATCAACTGTTTAATTATCTCCCACTTGCTGCCAtgatagaaaagaaaataatttgcaTGCATGGTGGCATTGGAAGGTCAATAAACACTATCGAGCAAATCGAGAAACTTGAACGGCCTATCACAATGGATGTTGGATCTATTATTCTCATGGACCTTTTATGGTACCTATTCTTATTTTGTTGTCTTCTACATTCATCTGTATATGACAATTCATGAGTACTTTCCTTGTATAAATACAGGTCCGATCCTACAGAAAATGATAGTGTGGAGGGTTTGAGACCAAATGCACGAGGGCCTGGCTTGGTGACATTTGGGGTATGATATGATAATTGAGCTCTCCTACTATGCTCGTTGTTTTCCTTTTAAGTTTGAGTGCTAGCAACATCAAATTAAACTACACATGCttctttttttatgaaataaatCATACTGTAATCTGCTTGTTAAACTTTTTCCTGTCTACTTTGCAGCCTGATCGAGTGACTGAATTCTGTAAACGAAACAGATTGCAACTAATCATAAGAGCTCATGAGTGTGTTATGGATGGGTTTGAGCGTTTTGCTCATGGGCAATTGATAACTTTATTTTCAGCCACTAACTATTGTGGTATGTCTCCTCTAACTTCCTTTGTTAcctatgcaagtatgcaaccaaGTTTTTTGCTAAGACCATGCGTGCACCAGGTACTGCAAACAACGCTGGGGCCATACTTGTGGTGGGCAGGGGACTAGTTATTGTTCCAAAGTTAATTCATCCACTTCCTCCACCAGTTAATTCTCCAGAGTCTTCCCCAGAACGTGCCATGGACGCCACATGGATGCAGGTTAGAATGAGTATTTCTTTCTTCTCATTTCTCTAGTGAGATAAGGCAAGGCACAACTTGATTGTGAGCAACAACTTTTTATCAACAGCATTAGGTTCTGATTCATCTAAAAAAACTCAACATTAGGCTCTGAATGTATGGCTCATTTAATGATTTGTTTGCACAATTTCTGATCATATGCAGGAACTTAACATACAACGGCCACCTACACCAACTAGAGGACGGCCACAGTCTGCTAGTGACAGAAATTCTCTTGCTTATATATGATACATCGTTGAAC
This window encodes:
- the LOC4337785 gene encoding serine/threonine-protein phosphatase BSL1 homolog isoform X1; translation: MGTAGKGAWVVPAPAYREVEGWEGAGDDSPGFRCGHSLTVVAPTKGHGPRLILFGGATAIEAGASSGMPGIRLAGVTNSVHSYDVDTRRWTRLHPAGEPPSPRAAHAAAAVGTMVVFQGGIGPAGHSTDDLYVLDLTNDKFKWHRVVVQGAGPGPRYGHCMDLVAQRYLVTVSGNDGKRVLSDAWALDTAQKPYRWQKLNPDGDRPSARMYATASARTDGMLLLCGGRDASGMPLSDAYGLLMHTSGQWEWTLAPGVSPSPRYQHAAVFVGARLHVTGGVLRGGRAIEGEGAIAVLDTAAGVWLDRNGIVTSRTLKSSHDHDASSDLLRRCRHAAASVGTQIYIYGGLRGDILLDDFLVADNAPIQSEFTSSMYDRVPRAENQNRNHNFNSDSPTTNNRHEIASGFSTDKKSIDMLTQASAAEAEAVSAVWRAAQEASHASSEDSLSEGIGSESPLSETSPMPEDLDDGGSLEPDVKLHSRAVVVSKEAVGDLGCLVRQLSLDQFENESRRMHPSSNDQSYPAKKALNRQRSPQGLHKKVISFLLKPRNWRAPAERAFFLDSYEVGELCYAAEQIFMQEPTVLQLKAPIKVFGDLHGQFGDLMRLFDEYGYPSTAGDITYIDYLFLGDYVDRGQHSLETITLLLALKIEYPENVHLIRGNHEAADINALFGFRLECIERMGESDGIWAWTRFNQLFNYLPLAAMIEKKIICMHGGIGRSINTIEQIEKLERPITMDVGSIILMDLLWSDPTENDSVEGLRPNARGPGLVTFGPDRVTEFCKRNRLQLIIRAHECVMDGFERFAHGQLITLFSATNYCGTANNAGAILVVGRGLVIVPKLIHPLPPPVNSPESSPERAMDATWMQELNIQRPPTPTRGRPQSASDRNSLAYI
- the LOC4337785 gene encoding serine/threonine-protein phosphatase BSL1 homolog, whose product is MGTAGKGAWVVPAPAYREVEGWEGAGDDSPGFRCGHSLTVVAPTKGHGPRLILFGGATAIEAGASSGMPGIRLAGVTNSVHSYDVDTRRWTRLHPAGEPPSPRAAHAAAAVGTMVVFQGGIGPAGHSTDDLYVLDLTNDKFKWHRVVVQGAGPGPRYGHCMDLVAQRYLVTVSGNDGKRVLSDAWALDTAQKPYRWQKLNPDGDRPSARMYATASARTDGMLLLCGGRDASGMPLSDAYGLLMHTSGQWEWTLAPGVSPSPRYQHAAVFVGARLHVTGGVLRGGRAIEGEGAIAVLDTAAGVWLDRNGIVTSRTLKSSHDHDASSDLLRRCRHAAASVGTQIYIYGGLRGDILLDDFLVADNAPIQSEFTSSMYDRVPRAENQNRNHNFNSDSPTTNNSTDKKSIDMLTQASAAEAEAVSAVWRAAQEASHASSEDSLSEGIGSESPLSETSPMPEDLDDGGSLEPDVKLHSRAVVVSKEAVGDLGCLVRQLSLDQFENESRRMHPSSNDQSYPAKKALNRQRSPQGLHKKVISFLLKPRNWRAPAERAFFLDSYEVGELCYAAEQIFMQEPTVLQLKAPIKVFGDLHGQFGDLMRLFDEYGYPSTAGDITYIDYLFLGDYVDRGQHSLETITLLLALKIEYPENVHLIRGNHEAADINALFGFRLECIERMGESDGIWAWTRFNQLFNYLPLAAMIEKKIICMHGGIGRSINTIEQIEKLERPITMDVGSIILMDLLWSDPTENDSVEGLRPNARGPGLVTFGPDRVTEFCKRNRLQLIIRAHECVMDGFERFAHGQLITLFSATNYCGTANNAGAILVVGRGLVIVPKLIHPLPPPVNSPESSPERAMDATWMQELNIQRPPTPTRGRPQSASDRNSLAYI
- the LOC4337785 gene encoding serine/threonine-protein phosphatase BSL1 homolog isoform X2, yielding MGTAGKGAWVVPAPAYREVEGWEGAGDDSPGFRCGHSLTVVAPTKGHGPRLILFGGATAIEAGASSGLAGVTNSVHSYDVDTRRWTRLHPAGEPPSPRAAHAAAAVGTMVVFQGGIGPAGHSTDDLYVLDLTNDKFKWHRVVVQGAGPGPRYGHCMDLVAQRYLVTVSGNDGKRVLSDAWALDTAQKPYRWQKLNPDGDRPSARMYATASARTDGMLLLCGGRDASGMPLSDAYGLLMHTSGQWEWTLAPGVSPSPRYQHAAVFVGARLHVTGGVLRGGRAIEGEGAIAVLDTAAGVWLDRNGIVTSRTLKSSHDHDASSDLLRRCRHAAASVGTQIYIYGGLRGDILLDDFLVADNAPIQSEFTSSMYDRVPRAENQNRNHNFNSDSPTTNNRHEIASGFSTDKKSIDMLTQASAAEAEAVSAVWRAAQEASHASSEDSLSEGIGSESPLSETSPMPEDLDDGGSLEPDVKLHSRAVVVSKEAVGDLGCLVRQLSLDQFENESRRMHPSSNDQSYPAKKALNRQRSPQGLHKKVISFLLKPRNWRAPAERAFFLDSYEVGELCYAAEQIFMQEPTVLQLKAPIKVFGDLHGQFGDLMRLFDEYGYPSTAGDITYIDYLFLGDYVDRGQHSLETITLLLALKIEYPENVHLIRGNHEAADINALFGFRLECIERMGESDGIWAWTRFNQLFNYLPLAAMIEKKIICMHGGIGRSINTIEQIEKLERPITMDVGSIILMDLLWSDPTENDSVEGLRPNARGPGLVTFGPDRVTEFCKRNRLQLIIRAHECVMDGFERFAHGQLITLFSATNYCGTANNAGAILVVGRGLVIVPKLIHPLPPPVNSPESSPERAMDATWMQELNIQRPPTPTRGRPQSASDRNSLAYI
- the LOC4337785 gene encoding serine/threonine-protein phosphatase BSL1 homolog isoform X3 gives rise to the protein MGTAGKGAWVVPAPAYREVEGWEGAGDDSPGFRCGHSLTVVAPTKGHGPRLILFGGATAIEAGASSGLAGVTNSVHSYDVDTRRWTRLHPAGEPPSPRAAHAAAAVGTMVVFQGGIGPAGHSTDDLYVLDLTNDKFKWHRVVVQGAGPGPRYGHCMDLVAQRYLVTVSGNDGKRVLSDAWALDTAQKPYRWQKLNPDGDRPSARMYATASARTDGMLLLCGGRDASGMPLSDAYGLLMHTSGQWEWTLAPGVSPSPRYQHAAVFVGARLHVTGGVLRGGRAIEGEGAIAVLDTAAGVWLDRNGIVTSRTLKSSHDHDASSDLLRRCRHAAASVGTQIYIYGGLRGDILLDDFLVADNAPIQSEFTSSMYDRVPRAENQNRNHNFNSDSPTTNNSTDKKSIDMLTQASAAEAEAVSAVWRAAQEASHASSEDSLSEGIGSESPLSETSPMPEDLDDGGSLEPDVKLHSRAVVVSKEAVGDLGCLVRQLSLDQFENESRRMHPSSNDQSYPAKKALNRQRSPQGLHKKVISFLLKPRNWRAPAERAFFLDSYEVGELCYAAEQIFMQEPTVLQLKAPIKVFGDLHGQFGDLMRLFDEYGYPSTAGDITYIDYLFLGDYVDRGQHSLETITLLLALKIEYPENVHLIRGNHEAADINALFGFRLECIERMGESDGIWAWTRFNQLFNYLPLAAMIEKKIICMHGGIGRSINTIEQIEKLERPITMDVGSIILMDLLWSDPTENDSVEGLRPNARGPGLVTFGPDRVTEFCKRNRLQLIIRAHECVMDGFERFAHGQLITLFSATNYCGTANNAGAILVVGRGLVIVPKLIHPLPPPVNSPESSPERAMDATWMQELNIQRPPTPTRGRPQSASDRNSLAYI